The proteins below come from a single Gordonia sp. X0973 genomic window:
- a CDS encoding glucosyl-3-phosphoglycerate synthase: MTAPLPELPSVWDRPTWTVAELVEAKAGRSVAVVLPALNESDTVAGVVESVLPLLGGLVDDLVVLDSGSTDDTVAVARAAGARVVRREEALPEVPPVDGKGEVLWRSIAATTADVIVFIDSDLVRPDPMFVPKLVGPILTQPEIELVKGYYRRPWRTAAQHIEDGGGRVTELVARPLLAALRPELSHVVQPLGGEYAGTRDLLASLPFAPGYGVEIGLLIDTLEARGPQAIGQVNLGVRMHRHRPLTELGVMSRQIVGTLLRRCGIADSGAPLVQFAAAADGSFATQVTETVLADRPPMDSLRPRTRGEE, translated from the coding sequence ATGACCGCGCCGCTACCGGAACTGCCCAGCGTGTGGGATCGGCCGACGTGGACGGTCGCCGAACTCGTCGAGGCAAAGGCCGGGCGCAGCGTCGCGGTCGTGCTGCCGGCGCTGAACGAATCCGACACGGTCGCCGGGGTGGTCGAATCGGTGCTGCCGCTGCTGGGCGGGCTCGTCGACGACCTGGTGGTGCTCGACTCCGGTTCCACCGACGACACCGTCGCCGTCGCGCGCGCGGCCGGTGCGCGGGTGGTCCGGCGCGAGGAGGCGCTGCCCGAGGTGCCGCCGGTGGACGGCAAGGGCGAGGTCCTGTGGCGCTCGATCGCCGCGACCACCGCCGACGTCATCGTCTTCATCGACTCCGACCTGGTGCGCCCCGACCCGATGTTCGTCCCGAAGCTGGTGGGGCCGATCCTCACCCAGCCCGAGATCGAGCTGGTGAAGGGCTACTACCGCAGGCCGTGGCGCACCGCGGCACAGCACATCGAGGACGGCGGCGGCCGCGTCACCGAACTCGTCGCCCGGCCGCTGTTGGCCGCGCTGCGACCGGAGCTGAGCCACGTCGTCCAACCGCTGGGCGGCGAATACGCCGGGACCCGCGACCTGCTCGCCTCGCTGCCCTTCGCCCCCGGATACGGGGTGGAGATCGGGCTGCTCATCGACACGCTCGAGGCGCGCGGCCCGCAGGCGATCGGTCAGGTCAACCTCGGCGTCCGGATGCACCGCCACCGGCCCCTCACCGAATTGGGCGTGATGAGCCGGCAGATCGTCGGAACGCTGTTGCGTCGGTGCGGCATCGCCGACTCGGGGGCGCCGCTGGTCCAGTTCGCGGCCGCCGCGGACGGATCCTTCGCCACCCAGGTGACCGAGACCGTCCTCGCCGACCGGCCACCGATGGACAGCCTGCGACCCCGGACGAGAGGCGAGGAGTGA
- the folP gene encoding dihydropteroate synthase, which yields MPRTWRKPVPPADSTLCGRPVAADRALVMAIVNRTPDSFYDRGASFDDDAARRRVEQVVAEGADIVDIGGVKAGPGETVDAAAEAERVVGFIAWVRAQFPDIVISVDTWRAAVAESACDAGADLINDTWAGADPALVEVAARRGAGLVCSHTGGAVPRTRPHRVRYGSTADGVVDAVVADLAAAAARAAAAGVRADGIVVDPTHDFGKNTHHGLALLRHTDRLAALGYPVLMALSNKDFVGETLGVELDERLDGTLAATALAAEHGAAIFRAHEVAATRRVVDMVAAITGRRSPRRAVRGLA from the coding sequence ATGCCCAGGACGTGGCGCAAGCCCGTGCCCCCCGCTGATTCCACGCTCTGCGGGCGACCGGTGGCAGCCGATCGCGCCCTCGTGATGGCGATCGTCAACCGCACGCCCGACTCCTTCTACGACCGCGGCGCGAGTTTCGACGACGACGCGGCGCGGCGCCGGGTCGAACAGGTCGTCGCGGAGGGTGCCGACATCGTCGACATCGGCGGCGTGAAGGCCGGACCGGGGGAGACCGTCGACGCCGCCGCCGAGGCCGAGCGCGTCGTCGGGTTCATCGCCTGGGTGCGCGCACAGTTCCCCGACATCGTCATCAGCGTGGACACCTGGCGGGCCGCCGTCGCCGAATCGGCCTGCGACGCCGGCGCCGACCTGATCAACGACACCTGGGCCGGAGCGGACCCGGCGCTGGTGGAGGTCGCCGCCCGGCGCGGGGCGGGTCTGGTCTGCTCGCACACCGGCGGCGCCGTGCCGCGGACCCGGCCGCACCGGGTGCGCTACGGCAGCACCGCCGACGGCGTCGTCGACGCGGTGGTCGCCGATCTCGCGGCTGCCGCCGCCCGCGCGGCGGCGGCCGGGGTGCGGGCCGACGGGATCGTCGTCGACCCGACGCACGACTTCGGCAAGAACACCCATCACGGGCTGGCGCTGCTGCGCCACACCGATCGGCTCGCCGCGCTCGGCTACCCGGTGCTGATGGCCCTGAGCAACAAGGATTTCGTCGGCGAGACGCTGGGCGTCGAACTCGACGAGCGCCTCGACGGCACACTCGCCGCCACGGCGCTGGCCGCCGAGCACGGCGCCGCGATCTTCCGCGCCCACGAGGTCGCCGCCACCCGCCGCGTCGTCGACATGGTCGCGGCGATCACCGGGCGCCGCTCGCCGCGCCGCGCGGTCCGGGGGCTCGCATGA
- a CDS encoding long-chain-acyl-CoA synthetase has translation MRGIFVPNSANATTKVRLTDLAKGVVDMVPSAPLMLRHAPGLIHRPADARKTIGSVFQQHAGKHPQRPFVRFEGNTTTYGEANAIVNRYAAQLAADGVVTGDVVALLGKNSPTLLYLTLAAVKLGAVAGMMNYNQQGEVADHSMKLLGAKVIVFDPECAESFGSISPDCLPAHRYDYTQFDAASAKRPATNPAVTATLPASTNAFYIFTSGTTGLPKASVMSHNRWLANMSGIGGMAVRLRPSDTMYVPLPLYHNNALSVSLGAVLAAGACVAIAKQFSASRFWEDVILNRATAFCYIGELCRYLLAQPPKSTDRTHGVRLAVGNGMRPEIWDEFAQRFGIKRIVEFYGASELNLAFVNVFTVAKTAGFCPLPFKVVEYDQETGEAKRDSAGRLRAVRKGEPGLLISEISERVPLDGYTDSSATEKKIIRDGFKKGDSWFNSGDLVREVGWGHIAFVDRLGDTFRWKGENVATTEVERALDTFDGIEQSVVYGAQVPGCDGKAGMAAVTLSDGAGFDGEKLAKHLYATLPVYAIPLFVRIIGAVEATSTFKNRKVELREEGFTDVGGDPLYVLKGKADGFVTAYDEYAQDVAQARAPR, from the coding sequence ATGAGGGGGATTTTCGTGCCCAACAGCGCAAACGCCACGACCAAGGTGAGGCTGACCGATCTGGCCAAGGGCGTGGTCGACATGGTTCCGTCGGCCCCGCTCATGCTGCGCCACGCACCCGGACTGATCCACCGGCCCGCCGATGCGCGCAAGACCATCGGCAGCGTGTTCCAACAGCACGCCGGCAAGCACCCGCAGCGGCCCTTCGTCCGCTTCGAGGGCAACACGACCACCTACGGCGAGGCCAACGCCATCGTCAACCGCTATGCCGCCCAACTCGCCGCCGACGGCGTGGTCACCGGTGACGTGGTGGCGCTGCTGGGCAAGAACTCGCCGACGCTGCTGTACCTGACGTTGGCCGCGGTCAAGCTCGGCGCCGTCGCCGGGATGATGAACTACAACCAGCAGGGCGAGGTCGCCGACCACTCCATGAAGCTGCTCGGTGCCAAGGTCATCGTGTTCGACCCGGAATGCGCCGAGTCCTTCGGGTCGATCTCGCCGGATTGCCTGCCAGCACACCGCTACGACTACACGCAGTTCGACGCCGCGTCGGCGAAGCGTCCCGCGACGAACCCGGCGGTCACCGCGACGCTGCCCGCCTCGACCAACGCGTTCTACATCTTCACCTCCGGCACGACCGGTCTGCCCAAGGCCAGCGTCATGAGCCACAACCGCTGGCTGGCCAACATGTCGGGCATCGGCGGCATGGCGGTGCGCCTGCGCCCGTCGGACACCATGTACGTCCCGCTGCCGCTGTACCACAACAACGCGCTCTCGGTGTCCCTCGGCGCGGTGCTCGCCGCCGGCGCCTGCGTCGCGATCGCCAAGCAGTTCTCCGCGTCGCGGTTCTGGGAGGACGTCATCCTCAACCGGGCCACCGCCTTCTGCTACATCGGCGAACTGTGCCGCTACCTGCTGGCCCAGCCGCCCAAGTCGACCGACCGCACCCACGGGGTGCGCCTGGCCGTCGGCAACGGGATGCGCCCGGAGATCTGGGACGAGTTCGCCCAGCGCTTCGGCATCAAGCGGATCGTCGAGTTCTACGGTGCAAGCGAACTCAACCTGGCCTTCGTCAACGTCTTCACCGTCGCCAAGACCGCCGGGTTCTGCCCGCTGCCGTTCAAGGTCGTCGAATACGACCAGGAGACCGGTGAGGCCAAGCGGGACTCCGCCGGGCGGCTGCGCGCGGTGCGCAAGGGGGAACCCGGGCTGCTCATCTCCGAGATCAGCGAGCGGGTGCCGCTCGACGGCTACACCGACAGCTCCGCGACGGAGAAGAAGATCATCCGCGACGGCTTCAAGAAGGGCGACTCCTGGTTCAACTCGGGCGACCTCGTCCGCGAAGTCGGTTGGGGCCACATCGCCTTCGTCGACCGCCTCGGCGACACCTTCCGGTGGAAGGGTGAGAACGTCGCGACGACCGAGGTCGAGCGGGCGCTGGACACCTTCGACGGCATCGAGCAGTCGGTGGTCTACGGCGCGCAGGTACCCGGGTGCGACGGCAAGGCCGGCATGGCCGCGGTCACGCTGAGCGACGGCGCGGGGTTCGACGGCGAGAAGCTGGCCAAACACCTCTACGCGACGCTGCCGGTCTACGCGATCCCGCTGTTCGTCCGGATCATCGGCGCCGTCGAGGCCACGTCGACGTTCAAGAACCGCAAGGTCGAGCTGCGCGAGGAGGGGTTCACCGACGTCGGCGGAGACCCGCTCTACGTGCTCAAGGGCAAAGCGGACGGATTCGTCACCGCCTACGACGAATATGCCCAGGACGTGGCGCAAGCCCGTGCCCCCCGCTGA
- a CDS encoding TIGR00730 family Rossman fold protein → MADICVYCASGPVPQRYIDLAADLGTALGAGGHTLISGGGHVSMMGAVGAATRAAGGKTVGIIPGHLVEREAADHDSDELIVTDTMRERKRLMEVRADGFITLPGGIGTLEELFETWTGGYLGEHDKPVVLLDADGFYQPLLSWLDELRGEGFVAADALNRMRVVATVADAVTAVTRQ, encoded by the coding sequence GTGGCCGACATCTGCGTCTACTGCGCCTCCGGGCCGGTTCCGCAGCGCTACATCGACCTCGCGGCGGACCTGGGCACGGCACTCGGCGCGGGTGGGCACACGTTGATCAGCGGCGGCGGCCACGTCTCCATGATGGGCGCGGTCGGCGCGGCGACGCGGGCCGCCGGGGGCAAGACGGTCGGCATCATCCCCGGCCACCTCGTCGAGCGGGAGGCCGCCGACCACGACAGCGACGAGCTGATCGTCACCGACACCATGCGCGAGCGCAAACGCCTCATGGAGGTGCGGGCCGACGGCTTCATCACGCTGCCCGGCGGCATCGGCACGCTCGAGGAGCTGTTCGAGACCTGGACCGGCGGCTATCTGGGCGAGCACGACAAGCCCGTCGTCCTGCTCGACGCGGATGGTTTCTACCAGCCGTTGCTCTCCTGGCTCGACGAGCTGCGCGGCGAGGGATTCGTCGCCGCGGACGCGTTGAACCGCATGCGGGTCGTCGCGACGGTGGCCGATGCTGTGACCGCCGTTACCCGACAGTAG
- a CDS encoding TIGR00730 family Rossman fold protein: MSEIETSDRRLLNRRPPRSQAEVNQTKLDDSWRVLRIQADFVDGFDALLHVEDAVTVFGSARTALGTPGYELGVDLGRALGAAGYAVITGGGPGSMESVNRGARQAGACSIGLGIELPFEQHLNPFIDIGLNFRYFFARKTMFVKYAQAFVCLPGGFGTLDELFEALTLVQTHKVTQFPIILVGREFWAGLHEWITDRLVAEGMVSPGDPGLISVVDTPEEVVEILAESRAAREAK, translated from the coding sequence ATGAGCGAGATCGAAACCTCCGACCGGCGGTTGCTCAACCGCCGCCCGCCGCGCAGCCAGGCCGAGGTCAACCAGACCAAACTCGACGACTCCTGGCGCGTGCTGCGCATCCAGGCCGATTTCGTCGACGGCTTCGACGCCCTGCTGCACGTCGAGGACGCGGTCACCGTCTTCGGCTCCGCGCGCACCGCGTTGGGCACCCCCGGCTACGAACTCGGCGTCGACCTGGGCCGTGCCCTCGGCGCAGCCGGGTATGCGGTGATCACCGGCGGCGGCCCGGGGAGCATGGAGTCGGTCAACCGCGGTGCGCGCCAGGCCGGCGCGTGCTCCATCGGGCTGGGGATCGAGCTACCGTTCGAGCAACACCTCAACCCGTTCATCGACATCGGCCTGAACTTCCGCTACTTCTTCGCCCGCAAGACGATGTTCGTGAAATACGCGCAGGCCTTCGTCTGCCTCCCCGGCGGATTCGGCACCCTCGACGAGCTGTTCGAGGCGTTGACCCTGGTGCAGACGCACAAGGTGACGCAGTTCCCGATCATCCTGGTGGGCCGCGAATTCTGGGCCGGACTGCACGAGTGGATCACCGACCGACTCGTCGCCGAGGGCATGGTGTCGCCGGGTGATCCCGGGCTGATCAGCGTCGTCGACACCCCGGAAGAAGTGGTCGAGATCCTGGCCGAATCCCGCGCGGCGCGGGAGGCGAAATAG
- the dapE gene encoding succinyl-diaminopimelate desuccinylase, protein MALDLRADPAQLTAALIDIPSVSRDEAAIADAVEAALRRQTSGFEVVRNGNRVLARTSLGRERRVLLAGHLDTVPLADNLPHRWESRPGGDVIHGCGSVDMKSGDAVFLHLAATLEQPRHDLTLVFYDCEEIAAEFNGLGVIEEELPEWLEADVAILGEPTGGLIEAGCQGTLRVRVSASGTRSHTARAWMGQNAIHRLGGLLGVLAAYEPRRVDIDGCEYREGLQAVAVTGGVAGNVVPDAASVDINFRFAPDRSAEQALAHVRDVIASAPGGDELTVELTDSAPGALPGLSNPAAAELVAAADGRFRAKYGWTDVSRFAARGIPAVNFGPGDPSIAHMCDEHVAVAEIHTVHRVLRDYLQGEPA, encoded by the coding sequence ATGGCATTGGACTTGCGCGCCGACCCGGCGCAGCTGACCGCCGCCCTGATCGACATCCCCAGCGTGTCCCGCGACGAAGCGGCGATCGCCGATGCGGTGGAAGCGGCGCTGCGCCGGCAGACCAGCGGTTTCGAGGTGGTCCGCAACGGCAACCGCGTGCTCGCCCGCACCAGCCTCGGGCGGGAGCGGCGCGTCCTGCTGGCCGGTCACCTCGACACCGTCCCCCTCGCCGACAACCTGCCCCACCGCTGGGAGTCGCGTCCCGGGGGAGACGTCATCCACGGCTGCGGCAGCGTCGACATGAAGTCGGGCGACGCGGTGTTCCTGCACCTCGCCGCCACCCTCGAGCAGCCGCGCCACGATCTGACGCTGGTCTTCTACGACTGCGAGGAGATCGCCGCCGAGTTCAACGGTCTCGGCGTCATCGAGGAGGAACTGCCGGAGTGGCTCGAGGCCGACGTGGCCATCCTGGGCGAGCCGACCGGAGGGCTGATCGAGGCGGGCTGCCAGGGCACCCTGCGGGTGCGGGTGAGCGCGTCTGGCACCCGTTCCCACACCGCGCGGGCCTGGATGGGCCAGAACGCGATCCATCGGCTGGGCGGCCTGCTGGGCGTCCTCGCCGCCTACGAGCCGCGCCGGGTCGACATCGACGGCTGCGAATACCGGGAGGGGTTGCAGGCCGTCGCGGTGACCGGCGGGGTCGCCGGGAACGTCGTGCCCGATGCGGCGAGCGTCGACATCAACTTCCGGTTCGCACCCGACCGCAGCGCCGAGCAGGCATTGGCGCATGTGCGCGACGTGATCGCCTCGGCGCCGGGCGGCGACGAGCTGACCGTCGAGTTGACCGACAGCGCCCCCGGCGCGCTGCCCGGTCTGTCGAATCCCGCCGCCGCCGAACTGGTCGCCGCCGCCGACGGGAGGTTCCGCGCCAAGTACGGCTGGACCGACGTCTCCCGATTCGCCGCGCGGGGGATCCCCGCGGTCAACTTCGGCCCGGGCGATCCGAGCATCGCCCACATGTGCGACGAGCACGTCGCCGTCGCGGAGATCCACACCGTGCACCGAGTGCTGCGCGACTACCTGCAGGGAGAGCCGGCATGA
- the dapD gene encoding 2,3,4,5-tetrahydropyridine-2,6-dicarboxylate N-succinyltransferase: MSTQGAFAVGIATVTDTDTVLDTWFPAPELGVASETGTTVLSGNDVPAELADLVGSDELRGVRTVAVRTSIADLSAAPTDAHDVYLRLHLLSHRLVAPHGVNLDGQFGLLTNVVWTNFGPCAVEGFEQVRAKLRTRGHVTILSIDKFPRMVDYVVPAGVRIGDADRVRLGAHLASGTTVMHEGFVNFNAGTLGDSMVEGRISAGVVVGEGSDIGGGASTMGTLSGGGKEIISLGRRCLLGANSGCGIPLGDDCVIEAGLYVTAGTKVVGPDGSEAKARDLAGQSNILFRRNSTTGVVEVVPWKGDGIALNDALHKND, translated from the coding sequence GTGAGCACCCAAGGAGCATTCGCCGTCGGCATCGCCACGGTCACCGACACCGACACCGTCCTGGACACCTGGTTCCCCGCACCCGAATTGGGCGTCGCCTCCGAGACGGGCACGACGGTGCTCTCCGGCAACGACGTGCCCGCCGAGCTGGCCGACCTGGTCGGCTCCGACGAGCTGCGCGGTGTGCGGACCGTCGCGGTCCGCACGTCCATCGCCGACCTGTCCGCCGCCCCCACCGACGCGCATGACGTGTACCTGCGCCTGCATCTGCTCTCCCATCGGCTCGTCGCCCCGCACGGGGTCAACCTGGACGGCCAATTCGGCCTCCTCACCAACGTCGTGTGGACCAACTTCGGCCCCTGCGCCGTCGAGGGCTTCGAGCAGGTCCGCGCCAAGCTGCGCACCCGCGGGCACGTCACGATCCTCTCCATCGACAAGTTCCCCCGCATGGTCGACTACGTCGTCCCGGCCGGCGTCCGCATCGGCGACGCCGACCGCGTGCGCCTCGGCGCCCACCTGGCGTCGGGGACCACCGTCATGCACGAGGGCTTCGTCAACTTCAACGCCGGCACCCTGGGCGATTCGATGGTCGAGGGCCGCATCTCCGCGGGCGTCGTCGTGGGCGAGGGCTCCGACATCGGCGGCGGCGCGTCGACGATGGGCACCCTCTCCGGCGGCGGCAAGGAGATCATCTCGCTGGGACGGCGCTGCCTGCTCGGCGCGAACTCCGGCTGCGGCATCCCGCTGGGCGACGACTGCGTCATCGAGGCGGGCCTCTACGTCACCGCGGGCACGAAGGTCGTGGGGCCGGACGGATCGGAGGCCAAGGCCCGTGACCTGGCCGGCCAGTCGAACATCCTGTTCCGGCGCAACAGCACCACCGGCGTCGTCGAGGTCGTGCCGTGGAAGGGCGACGGCATCGCCCTCAACGACGCGCTGCACAAGAACGACTGA
- a CDS encoding O-methyltransferase: protein MDAQRWARTDDYLERTVADDATGFDFIRRAQADAGLPDIAVSPTQGKFLYLLARIARARRILEIGTLGGYSTAWLAKAVGADGLVVTLEYERAHAEVAGASLAKAGLIDRVDIRVGAALDLLDSVTGPFDLVFIDADKANNPNYLTQALRLTGPGAVIVVDNVVRRIDEDGPDADGTRRALEMLGSDPRLDATALQTVGVKGWDGFAVAVVK, encoded by the coding sequence GTGGATGCACAGCGGTGGGCCCGGACCGACGACTACCTCGAGCGGACCGTCGCCGACGATGCGACGGGATTCGACTTCATCCGGCGGGCGCAGGCCGACGCCGGACTGCCCGACATCGCGGTTTCGCCGACACAGGGCAAGTTCCTCTACCTGCTGGCCCGGATCGCGCGGGCGCGCCGGATCCTGGAGATCGGCACACTCGGCGGCTACAGCACCGCGTGGCTGGCGAAGGCCGTCGGCGCCGACGGCCTCGTCGTGACGCTGGAGTACGAGCGCGCACATGCCGAGGTCGCCGGTGCCAGTCTGGCCAAGGCCGGTCTCATCGACCGCGTCGACATCCGGGTCGGGGCCGCCCTGGACCTGCTGGACTCGGTCACCGGCCCGTTCGACCTGGTCTTCATCGACGCCGACAAGGCCAACAACCCGAACTACCTGACGCAGGCGCTGCGGCTCACCGGGCCGGGGGCCGTCATCGTCGTCGACAACGTGGTGCGCCGGATCGACGAGGACGGACCGGATGCCGACGGGACGCGGCGGGCGCTGGAGATGCTCGGCTCCGATCCGCGGTTGGATGCGACGGCGCTGCAGACCGTCGGGGTCAAGGGTTGGGACGGATTCGCGGTGGCGGTCGTCAAATGA
- a CDS encoding dienelactone hydrolase family protein — protein MSAGHTVVIDLPTGTAEAFLAGAGPGVLLYMDAIGLRPQIEAMAQRIASWGYTVLAPNVFWRDGTAAELAPKTDLRIPGNREAFFASGVMDRVAALTPTVVRDDARVWLDTLAEHASAGPVAAVGYCFGGRLALRTAADFPDRVAAVGLFHSGGLVVDGPDSPHLLLPRVGARVLAGHADHDRSNSPEQIAAFDEALTSAGIEHATAVYPDAPHGYTMADTPMYQETGAQRHYDELRELLAQALVP, from the coding sequence ATGAGCGCCGGGCACACGGTCGTGATCGATCTGCCGACCGGCACGGCCGAAGCCTTCCTCGCCGGTGCCGGCCCCGGGGTGCTGCTCTACATGGATGCCATCGGGCTGCGGCCCCAGATCGAGGCGATGGCACAGCGCATCGCCTCCTGGGGATACACCGTCCTCGCGCCGAACGTGTTCTGGCGCGACGGGACCGCGGCCGAGCTGGCCCCGAAGACGGATCTGCGGATCCCCGGCAACCGCGAGGCCTTCTTCGCCTCGGGGGTGATGGACCGGGTCGCGGCCCTCACGCCGACCGTTGTCCGCGACGACGCGCGCGTCTGGCTGGACACGCTGGCCGAGCACGCCTCCGCCGGACCGGTCGCGGCCGTCGGCTACTGTTTCGGCGGCCGGCTGGCATTGCGGACCGCCGCCGACTTCCCCGACCGGGTCGCCGCGGTCGGCCTCTTCCACAGCGGCGGCCTCGTCGTCGACGGCCCGGACAGCCCGCATCTGCTCCTGCCGCGGGTGGGCGCCCGGGTGCTGGCCGGGCACGCCGACCACGATCGATCCAACTCGCCCGAGCAGATCGCCGCCTTCGACGAGGCACTGACCTCGGCCGGGATCGAGCACGCCACGGCGGTCTACCCCGACGCGCCGCACGGCTACACGATGGCGGACACCCCGATGTATCAGGAGACGGGCGCACAGCGGCACTACGACGAGCTGCGCGAACTCCTCGCCCAGGCGTTGGTGCCTTAG